The following is a genomic window from Mycobacterium parmense.
ATCGTCATCGACACGCTCACCGCGGACAGGTCGATGCCGTCGAACAGCTGCCGCATGTCGAGGATGGAATCGATTGCCACGCCGGCCATTCCGACGTCGCCCGCGACACGCGGGTGGTCGGAGTCGTAGCCGCGGTGGGTGGCCAGGTCGAAGGCCACCGACAGCCCCTTCTGCCCGGCGGCGAGGTTGCGGCGGTAGAACGCGTTGGAGTCCGCGGCGGTGGAGAAGCCGGCGTACTGGCGGATGGTCCAGGGCTGGTTGACGTACATCGTCGGGTAGGGGCCGCGCACGAACGGCGGCTCGCCGGGGAAGGAGTTCAGCGGGTAGCCGTCCGCGGCGGCGGCGGTCCGGTCGGCCGCGGTGAAGACCGGCTTGACGTCGATGCCCTCCGGCGTGTGCCACACGGCCTCGGCGGACGGCCCCTGGCCGGCCGCCACCCGGGCGGGCTGCGGGACCGCACGGTCGCCGTGCAACGGGACGCCGGCGAAACTGCTGACGACGGGTGTGCTGGTGGTCATGTCCCTAGGCTCCCAACCGGGTCAGCAGGTCCGACAGGGTCTGCACCGCATTGATCTTGGTGGTCAAGAAGTCGTCTGGCCGGGGTTCGGCGTCCCCCACCGCTTTTTCGGGCCCGGCCAGGTACACCCTGGCCACACCGGCGTCCCGAGCGGCCCGCACGATGCCGGCGGCCTCGGCGCCGTACCGCTTGTCGGTGCCGCACATGACCGCCACCGGGGGCGCTCCCGCCGCTGCCACGGCCCCCGCGACGCTCTCGGCGTCGACCGGGCCGGGATTGACCGCCTCGATTCCGCCCGAGGCCAGCAGGTTCGCCGCGAACGTCGCCCGGATGTTGTGCTCGGCGAGCGGACCCAGTGGCAGCAACAGCACCCGCGGACGGGACCCGGTGCGCCCCAGGTACACATCGGAGCGGTCACGCAGCGCCTCGAACTCGGCGGCATACCGCGACAGGCCGTCGGTCTGCCGCGAATCACCCTGCGGCAGAACGGGTTCGGATAGATTAGGGAATTCGCTGACCCCGGTGACCGCGGTGCGGCGGTGCGCGATGTCGTCGGAGCGCCGCGCGGCGATCTCGGCGATCTGGTCAGCGACGTAGTCGGCGGCGTCGATGAAGCCGCCGCGGGCCTCGATCGCCTGGAACTGCTCCCACGCCCGCGCGGCCAGCTGCTCGGTGAGGTCCTCGACGAACCACGACCCCCCGGCCGGGTCGGCCACCTTGCCGACGTGCGACTCCTCCAGCAGCAGCAGTTGCGTGTTGCGCGCGATGCGGCGCGCGAAGGTGGGCGACATGCCCGGGAATCCGCCGGGAATCAGCTCGTCGAACGGGAACACCAGCACGGTGTCGGCGCCGCCGACGCCCGCGGCGAAGGCGGCCAACGTGCCGCGCAGCATGTTCACCCACGGATCCCGCTGGGTCATCATGGGCAGCGATGTCTCGGCGTGCAGGACCGCGGCCCCGCCCGCCGGGTCGCCGACCACCTCGGCCACCCGCGCCCACAGTTGCCGCGCGGCGCGCATCTTCGCGATGGTCATGAACTGGTCGTCGGCCGCGGACAGCCGGAAGCTGATCTGCCGCAGAGCCTGACCCACCGCCATGCCGGCGTCGGTGAGCGCGCGCAGGTAGGCGACCGCGGCCGCGATGGCTCCGGCGAGCTCCCACGTCGCGTTCGCGCCCAGATTGTGGAAGGCGGGTCCGTCGACGGTGATCGCTCGCACGCCGGGGCGCCCGGCCACGCGG
Proteins encoded in this region:
- the mutA gene encoding methylmalonyl-CoA mutase small subunit; the protein is MSVDVPELDDLERVRAHWRTAVAGVLAKSTGKEPGALGDQPERLLETPTYDGIAIRALYTALDELPERPLPGEWPYVRGGEVLRDAGSGWKVVEAFPGSQSGDSANAATLAALADGVGALLVRVGESGVAAADLEKLLAGVYLDLAPVILDAGGDYCAACEGLLALVDRLGDGERATVSVDLGADPLTARLSGRAAPSMEQVLSVATRVAGRPGVRAITVDGPAFHNLGANATWELAGAIAAAVAYLRALTDAGMAVGQALRQISFRLSAADDQFMTIAKMRAARQLWARVAEVVGDPAGGAAVLHAETSLPMMTQRDPWVNMLRGTLAAFAAGVGGADTVLVFPFDELIPGGFPGMSPTFARRIARNTQLLLLEESHVGKVADPAGGSWFVEDLTEQLAARAWEQFQAIEARGGFIDAADYVADQIAEIAARRSDDIAHRRTAVTGVSEFPNLSEPVLPQGDSRQTDGLSRYAAEFEALRDRSDVYLGRTGSRPRVLLLPLGPLAEHNIRATFAANLLASGGIEAVNPGPVDAESVAGAVAAAGAPPVAVMCGTDKRYGAEAAGIVRAARDAGVARVYLAGPEKAVGDAEPRPDDFLTTKINAVQTLSDLLTRLGA